In a genomic window of Opisthocomus hoazin isolate bOpiHoa1 chromosome 19, bOpiHoa1.hap1, whole genome shotgun sequence:
- the LOC142363645 gene encoding centrosome-associated protein 350-like, with protein MNYGKGLRQGNWNLFLLKENSVAILSEQSAEVSDVSLCDFNTLSIRGCHTVAERIVTKFVDDAVKEYKKIKRKHESKADQIFHSSSETSPTTLPLLTKILDAGVFGSSEDFDQPDSDQRMLVRQTQKQYLYKFDQWRSAPWKKTVEVPLVIPHYSSYVKKLSAYAVEELWTPENIYSNFRRISMPKHFECNELPGNDLETESKRMYDQVIFDLTHELLCAKYQVSANSNTFPWLKENLGSHCSRHSCRTDANEVKTFVQGEIMKIMNLEKNDLEMKRRFLNMTKYRNCKRDKVDLILIQELCKEESQWTSYDDDELTVKMRMAEDIFDSLILDTISVLNKIYLRKACDFPKRP; from the exons ATGAATTATGGCAAAGGCCTAAGACAAGGCAATTGGAATCTGTTTCTCCTTAAAGAAAATTCAGTTGCTATCTTATCTGAACAATCAGCAGAGGTTTCTGATGTTTCACTGTGTGACTTCAATACACTTAGCATTCGTGGTTGTCACACAGTAGCAGAAAGAATTGTAACTAAATTTGTAGATGACGCAGTTAAAGAATacaagaagataaaaagaaaacatgaatcaAAAGCAGACCAGATATTTCATTCATCTTCAGAGACTTCTCCAACCACTTTGCCA CTCCTTACGAAAATCCTTGATGCTGGTGTTTTTGGAAGCTCTGAAGACTTTGATCAGCCTGATTCTGACCAACGCATGCTTGTGAGACAAACACAAAAGCAATACTTGTACAAATTCGATCAGTGGCGCTCGGCTCCTTGGAAGAAAACTGTGGAAGTTCCTCTTGTGATACCACATTACAGTTCATATGTTAAGAAATTGTCTGCATATGCTGTAGAAGAATTATGGACCCCAGAAAACATATATTCAAATTTCAGGAGAATCAGTATGCCAAAGCACTTTGAATGTAATGAGCTCCCAGGGAATGATTtggaaacagaaagcaagagGATGTATGATCAG GTTATATTTGATTTGACCCATGAGTTGCTCTGTGCAAAATATCAAGTAAGTGCAAATTCAAATACATTTCCATGGCTGAAAGAAAATTTGGGATCTCACTGTTCCAGGCATTCTTGCAGAACAGATGCCAATGAGGTCAAG ACATTTGTTCAGGGTGAAATCATGAAAATAATGAACCTGGAAAAGAATGACTTAGAAATGAAAAGAAGATTCCTTAATATGACCAAGTACAGAAACTGTAAGAGAGACAAAGTGGACCTTATTCTG ATTCAGGAGCTCTGCAAAGAAGAATCTCAGTGGACTTCCTATGACGATGATGAGTTAACTGTGAAGATGAGAATGGCTGAAGACATATTTGATAGCTTGATCCTTGATACGATCAGCGTTCTTAATAAGATTTATCTAAGAAAAGCCTGTGATTTCCCTAAAAGGCCCTAA